In Candidatus Woesearchaeota archaeon, a single window of DNA contains:
- a CDS encoding FtsW/RodA/SpoVE family cell cycle protein has product MGVLTNHLKKLDWWLILSAVLIAGFGLASIYSTSLPGNNFFNFEKQIVFFVVGFALMILISFFDYRGLRNNSYLILALYFISLLLLLGLFFFAPEIRGTRGWYKIGFFSLDPVEPAKLVLVILLAKYFSMRHVEMYKFRHIIFSGMYVLLPCILIFLKPDLGGTMLLIAIWVGLLLISGIKIKHFLILFLCFLLIIGLAWNFLLKDYQKDRILSFIFPYNVLGGSWSQTQSKIAIGSGMILGQGVGNGSQVQYGFLPEPHTDFIFSVIAEEWGFLGVSIFFLLYINLIWRTLKIAIESQTNFPRLFASGFAIVLITQFIINVGMNLSMLPVVGIYLPLVSYGGSGLIGTFIGLGILQSIKVRR; this is encoded by the coding sequence TTATGGGAGTTTTAACGAATCATTTAAAAAAATTAGACTGGTGGCTTATATTATCAGCAGTATTGATTGCTGGTTTTGGGTTGGCGTCAATTTATAGCACTTCTTTGCCAGGAAATAATTTTTTCAATTTTGAGAAACAAATTGTTTTTTTTGTGGTAGGGTTTGCCTTAATGATTCTAATTAGTTTTTTTGATTATAGGGGATTGAGAAATAATTCTTATTTAATTTTAGCTCTTTATTTTATAAGCCTTCTTTTATTATTAGGTCTTTTCTTTTTTGCTCCGGAAATAAGGGGCACCAGAGGATGGTACAAGATAGGATTTTTTTCCCTTGACCCTGTTGAGCCGGCCAAATTGGTTTTAGTAATTTTATTGGCTAAATATTTCTCAATGAGACATGTTGAAATGTATAAATTCAGGCATATTATTTTTTCTGGGATGTATGTTCTTTTACCATGTATCTTAATTTTTTTAAAACCAGATTTAGGAGGAACAATGTTATTAATTGCAATATGGGTCGGCCTTTTGCTTATTTCTGGCATTAAAATTAAACATTTTTTAATTCTGTTTTTATGCTTTCTTTTAATAATCGGTCTTGCTTGGAATTTTTTGCTAAAAGACTATCAAAAAGATAGAATTTTATCTTTTATATTTCCTTATAATGTTTTGGGTGGGTCTTGGAGCCAGACGCAATCTAAAATTGCGATAGGGTCTGGAATGATTTTGGGTCAGGGAGTAGGCAATGGGTCGCAAGTGCAATATGGATTTTTGCCAGAACCGCACACAGATTTTATTTTCTCTGTCATTGCAGAAGAATGGGGATTTTTAGGAGTATCTATTTTTTTCTTGCTGTACATAAATTTAATTTGGCGAACGTTAAAAATTGCGATTGAATCTCAAACTAATTTCCCCCGTCTTTTTGCTTCCGGTTTTGCTATTGTGTTAATAACTCAATTTATTATTAATGTAGGAATGAATCTTTCAATGCTCCCGGTAGTTGGTATTTATCTGCCTTTGGTTAGTTACGGAGGGTCGGGGTTAATAGGAACATTTATCGGTCTTGGCATATTGCAGTCAATAAAAGTAAGGAGATAG